The sequence CTATTACTTTTATCAATGCTTACATTTGTTGGTTGTTCTACATTAACAACTTCTATACTTAAAACAACAAATTTTCTATATAGAGGTGAAAAGACTAATTTAGTTAATTTTGGAAGAGCTGTATCAAGTTATGAACCTAAGTGGAATCACTTAGATTTCATATATCATGAAAAGATACTTTATGATGGTAATACTAAACTTGAATTAATAAAGAAAAAAGATAAGGTTAACGATTCTGTAATATATTATGCTCATGGAGGTGCTTTCCTTTATCCTCTATCTAATTATTATAGGGATCTTGCAGAATTTATGATAGGACTAAATGATAATTATGATATCGTTTTTGTTGATTATAGGCAGCTACCTTATAGCTTCTATCCTAGTGGTCATGATGATTATGAAAGCGGATTAGATTATGTATTTTCTAAGTATAAAAATGTATATACTATGGGTGATTCTGCAGGAGGACACTTAATAGTCTCAAGTATATTAAAAAGAATAGATGAGAAAAAGAAATTACCTCATGCAACAGTTCTTTTATCTCCATTTTTAGATATTTCATATACTGTTCCTAGTAGAAAAGAAAATATTAAAACAGACTTATTAATAGGATCTGCTGCAAGTGATTACAAACCATCTAAACTTTTAGTGGATAATGAATACTTTAAATATGAAAAAGATAAAAAACATCCATATATATCTCCAGTTTTTGGAAACTTTAAAGGTTTTCCACCTACATATATAGAAGTAAATAATGGAGAACTATTATTTGATGATTCATATATTATGAAACAAAAACTAGATAAAGAAAAAATAGAAAATAGATTTGTAACAGTTGATGGACTTTTCCATGTATACCATATACTTAAATCAGAAGAAGCAAAAACATCATTTAAAGGAATATTTGAATTCCTTGATAAAAAAAGATTAGGGAGATAAAACATGAATATACAAGAAATTTTTAAAGGTGTAGAATATGATGTAAAAAATGTAGTAGAAAAAGATAATTTTAATAATATGTCATATAACTCAAGAGAAATAAAAGAAGGAGATATTTTCGTTGCACTAATAGGTAATGTAGTTGATGGTCATGACTATATTAAATCTGCTATAGATAATGGTGCTAAAATGATAATAGCAGAAAGAGAGGATTTTGATTATCCAAATAATATTACTTTAGTATTAGTTAAAAATTTAAGAGATAATTTAGGTCAAATTGCAAGCAATTTCTATAACTGGCCTCAAAAAAATCTTAAAATAATTGGAGTAACAGGTACTAATGGTAAAACAACTTCTACATATATATTAGAATCTATATTCAAAAATTCTGCTAGAGTTGGTACTACAGGTTATAGAATACTCGATAAAGAATACGAAGCAAAAAATACTACTCCAGAATCTTTAGACTTAATAAAATTAATGAAGGAAGCTTTAGATAAAGGAGTTACTCATTTTATAATGGAAGTAAGTTCT is a genomic window of Streptobacillus felis containing:
- a CDS encoding alpha/beta hydrolase fold domain-containing protein, which gives rise to MKKYLLLLSMLTFVGCSTLTTSILKTTNFLYRGEKTNLVNFGRAVSSYEPKWNHLDFIYHEKILYDGNTKLELIKKKDKVNDSVIYYAHGGAFLYPLSNYYRDLAEFMIGLNDNYDIVFVDYRQLPYSFYPSGHDDYESGLDYVFSKYKNVYTMGDSAGGHLIVSSILKRIDEKKKLPHATVLLSPFLDISYTVPSRKENIKTDLLIGSAASDYKPSKLLVDNEYFKYEKDKKHPYISPVFGNFKGFPPTYIEVNNGELLFDDSYIMKQKLDKEKIENRFVTVDGLFHVYHILKSEEAKTSFKGIFEFLDKKRLGR